A stretch of Cyanobacterium sp. HL-69 DNA encodes these proteins:
- the infC gene encoding translation initiation factor IF-3 InfC encodes MTYSNNKRNQRDLPKINDNIRFPQVRVIDTDGEQLGILDTRDANRIADEKELDLVLVSETSDPPVCRIMDYGKYKFEQEKKARAIKKKQHTADVKEVKMRYKIDEHDYQVRVSQAKRFLNSGDKVKATINFRGREAQHVHLGQELLERMALDLGEMAEIQQRPKKEGRNMIMLLSPKK; translated from the coding sequence GTGACCTATAGCAACAATAAAAGAAATCAAAGAGATTTACCAAAAATTAACGATAATATTCGCTTCCCTCAAGTTCGTGTCATCGATACCGATGGAGAACAATTGGGCATCCTCGACACTAGAGATGCCAATCGGATTGCGGATGAGAAAGAGTTGGATTTAGTATTGGTTAGTGAAACCTCTGATCCCCCTGTCTGCCGAATTATGGATTATGGTAAATACAAGTTTGAGCAAGAGAAAAAGGCAAGGGCAATCAAGAAAAAGCAACACACTGCCGATGTGAAGGAAGTAAAAATGCGCTACAAAATTGATGAGCATGATTATCAGGTGCGAGTCAGTCAGGCGAAACGCTTTCTCAATTCGGGAGATAAGGTTAAGGCCACCATCAACTTTAGAGGTAGGGAAGCTCAACACGTTCATCTTGGACAGGAATTGTTAGAGCGCATGGCCCTAGATTTAGGGGAAATGGCTGAAATTCAGCAAAGACCAAAAAAAGAAGGTCGTAATATGATTATGCTCCTTTCTCCGAAAAAATAA